Proteins encoded within one genomic window of Streptomyces kaniharaensis:
- a CDS encoding MFS transporter, whose translation MTATTGRAGRREWIGLAVLLLPTLVLAMDMGVLFFAVPYISTTLAPTGTQQLWIMDMYSFLLAGLLITMGALGDRIGRRRLLMIGAAGFIGASLLAAWADSAGQLIAARALLGTAGATVMPSTLALIRNMFHDARQRQIALGAWGGMLTAGATLGPVAGGLLLDHYWWGSAFLLAVPVMALVLLTAPVLLPEYRSAASNGRFDLLGAALSMAAILPLVYGVKTLSVEGWSLLPALAVPAGLLLAAAFVWRQRTAADPLLDLSLFRIRTFSGAISVNTIAMFAMMGFTLFTSQYLQLVKGMSPLTASLWSLVPSVGVGAAVGIGSALAGKVRPAVLMGSGFLVGAAGFAMMTLVGAHSPLALILVAAGVLAAGTVGTMTMTAEMVVSAAPVERAGAASATSETAVELGSSLGIALLGAAGAAIYRHRLDGALPAGVDGEAARTAQDTLGGAATVAAHLPGRLGADLLEAARTAFTDGLHVAALVGLVLALGASVLAYRLMRHLPAAAPTADPEPATA comes from the coding sequence ATGACCGCAACCACCGGCCGCGCAGGCCGCCGCGAATGGATCGGCCTGGCCGTCCTCCTCCTGCCGACACTCGTCCTCGCCATGGACATGGGCGTGCTCTTCTTCGCCGTCCCCTACATCTCCACCACGCTCGCCCCCACCGGCACCCAGCAGCTGTGGATCATGGACATGTACTCGTTCCTGCTGGCCGGCCTGCTCATCACCATGGGCGCGCTCGGCGACCGGATCGGCCGCCGCCGGCTGCTGATGATCGGCGCGGCCGGCTTCATCGGGGCCTCGCTGCTGGCCGCCTGGGCCGACAGCGCCGGCCAGCTGATCGCCGCCCGCGCCCTGCTCGGCACCGCCGGGGCCACCGTGATGCCCTCGACGCTCGCGCTGATCCGCAACATGTTCCACGACGCCCGGCAGCGGCAGATCGCCCTCGGTGCCTGGGGCGGCATGCTCACCGCCGGGGCCACCCTCGGCCCGGTCGCCGGCGGCCTGCTGCTCGACCACTACTGGTGGGGCTCCGCCTTCCTGCTCGCCGTCCCCGTGATGGCCCTGGTGCTGCTCACCGCACCCGTACTGCTCCCCGAGTACCGCTCCGCCGCCTCCAACGGTCGGTTCGACCTGCTCGGCGCCGCGCTCTCGATGGCCGCGATCCTGCCGCTCGTCTACGGCGTCAAGACCCTCTCGGTGGAGGGCTGGAGCCTGCTGCCCGCGCTCGCCGTCCCCGCCGGGCTGCTGCTCGCCGCCGCGTTCGTGTGGCGCCAGCGCACCGCCGCCGACCCCCTGCTCGACCTGAGCCTGTTCCGGATCCGCACCTTCAGCGGGGCGATCAGCGTCAACACGATCGCGATGTTCGCGATGATGGGCTTCACCCTCTTCACCTCGCAGTACCTGCAGCTGGTCAAGGGCATGAGCCCGCTCACCGCCTCGCTCTGGTCGCTGGTGCCGAGCGTCGGCGTCGGCGCGGCGGTCGGGATCGGCTCGGCGCTCGCCGGGAAGGTCCGCCCGGCGGTGCTGATGGGCAGCGGGTTCCTGGTCGGCGCGGCGGGCTTCGCGATGATGACGCTGGTCGGCGCGCACTCCCCGCTGGCGCTCATCCTGGTCGCGGCGGGCGTGCTGGCCGCCGGCACCGTCGGCACCATGACCATGACCGCCGAGATGGTCGTCTCCGCCGCCCCCGTCGAGCGGGCCGGCGCCGCCTCCGCCACCTCCGAGACCGCGGTCGAGCTCGGCAGCTCGCTCGGCATCGCGCTGCTCGGCGCGGCCGGCGCCGCGATCTACCGCCACCGACTGGACGGCGCCCTCCCGGCGGGCGTGGACGGCGAGGCCGCCCGCACCGCCCAGGACACCCTCGGCGGCGCGGCCACCGTCGCCGCCCACCTCCCCGGCCGGCTCGGCGCCGACCTGCTGGAGGCCGCCCGGACGGCCTTCACCGACGGCCTGCACGTCGCCGCGCTGGTCGGCCTGGTCCTCGCCCTCGGCGCCTCCGTCCTGGCCTACCGCCTGATGCGCCACCTCCCGGCCGCCGCCCCGACCGCCGATCCGGAGCCCGCCACCGCCTGA
- a CDS encoding TetR/AcrR family transcriptional regulator — protein MGNREDLMAGAKRCLYEKGYGRTTARDIATTSGVSLAAIGYHFGSKDALLNAAMIEAIGEMGMALGAVVHAANQVSEDPEERFAAVWDGLIGVFVEHRGLWAAQFEALAQTGHAPDLARAFAETQKDGRLGLAALFQGLPEVPDTEEEITRGAFYQTLLAGYAAQWLAAPDLAPSGQDFLRGLRLVSASVLNPR, from the coding sequence ATGGGAAACCGCGAAGACCTGATGGCCGGCGCCAAGCGCTGCCTGTACGAGAAGGGCTATGGGCGCACCACCGCCCGCGACATCGCGACCACCTCCGGCGTCAGTCTGGCCGCGATCGGTTATCACTTCGGCTCGAAGGACGCGCTGCTCAACGCGGCGATGATCGAGGCGATCGGCGAGATGGGCATGGCCCTCGGAGCGGTGGTTCACGCGGCGAACCAGGTGTCGGAGGACCCGGAGGAGCGCTTCGCCGCCGTCTGGGACGGCCTGATCGGCGTCTTCGTCGAGCACCGCGGGCTCTGGGCGGCCCAGTTCGAGGCGCTCGCACAGACCGGGCACGCGCCGGACCTGGCCCGGGCCTTCGCGGAGACGCAGAAGGACGGCCGGCTCGGCCTCGCCGCGCTGTTCCAGGGCCTGCCCGAGGTGCCGGACACCGAGGAGGAGATCACCCGCGGCGCCTTCTACCAAACGCTGCTCGCCGGGTACGCGGCGCAGTGGCTGGCTGCGCCCGACCTGGCGCCCAGCGGGCAGGACTTCCTGCGCGGACTGCGGCTGGTCAGCGCAAGCGTGCTCAACCCTCGCTGA
- a CDS encoding cupin domain-containing protein, which translates to MPDLEQLAVEHAAKAAESPHGRSAHLVLHDGVLRQTVIALTGGTSLDEHTPPTAGSVQVLRGRVALTVAGRHQELSAGQLAPVPQERHGLLAHVDSVVLLTVVTA; encoded by the coding sequence ATGCCCGATCTCGAACAGCTCGCGGTGGAGCACGCCGCCAAGGCCGCCGAGAGCCCGCACGGCCGCAGCGCCCACCTGGTCCTGCACGACGGCGTACTGCGGCAGACCGTGATCGCCCTGACCGGCGGCACCTCGTTGGACGAGCACACCCCGCCGACCGCCGGCAGCGTCCAGGTGCTGCGCGGCCGGGTCGCGCTGACGGTGGCCGGGCGGCATCAGGAGCTGTCGGCGGGCCAGCTGGCACCCGTCCCGCAGGAGCGGCACGGGCTGCTGGCCCACGTCGACTCGGTGGTGCTGCTGACGGTCGTCACCGCGTAG
- a CDS encoding acyl-CoA dehydrogenase family protein has product MRRTVFTEDHEAFRETIRDFIAREVVPVYESWEADGHPPRDFYRQLGALGVYGIEVPEEYGGAGESGFKYQAVIAEETARAGVSFGSSGVHTGLVLPYLLEYATEEQKRRWLPGFVSGDIMTAIAMTEPGAGSDLAGITTTARLSEDGTHYVLNGAKTFITGGVLADLVLVVCRTSPSDPENRRAGLSILCVDTTSEGYSVGRKLQKIGLRTSDTAELAFSDVKVPVENLLGEEGRAFSYLTHNLVQERLAIAVGAYAAAAAAVRFAIQYVKDRKVFGKAVAEFQNTKFTLADCEAQVVAQQSMVDRALELYQSGELTVADAAATKLFCTESASTVIDKCLQLHGGYGYILEYPIARLYTDNRVFRIYGGTSEVMRSIVAKSLGL; this is encoded by the coding sequence GTGCGCCGCACCGTGTTCACCGAGGACCACGAGGCCTTCCGGGAGACCATCCGGGACTTCATCGCGCGCGAGGTCGTCCCGGTCTACGAGAGCTGGGAGGCCGACGGCCACCCCCCGCGCGACTTCTACCGGCAGCTCGGCGCGCTCGGCGTCTACGGCATCGAGGTGCCCGAGGAGTACGGCGGCGCGGGCGAGAGCGGCTTCAAGTACCAGGCGGTGATCGCCGAGGAGACGGCCCGGGCGGGCGTCAGCTTCGGCTCGTCCGGGGTGCACACCGGGCTGGTCCTGCCCTACCTGCTGGAGTACGCCACCGAGGAGCAGAAGCGGCGCTGGCTGCCCGGCTTCGTCTCGGGCGACATCATGACCGCGATCGCGATGACCGAGCCGGGCGCCGGCTCCGACCTCGCGGGCATCACCACCACCGCGCGGCTCTCCGAGGACGGCACCCACTACGTCCTGAACGGCGCCAAGACCTTCATCACCGGCGGCGTGCTGGCCGACCTCGTCCTGGTGGTCTGCCGCACCTCCCCGTCCGACCCGGAGAACCGCCGGGCCGGGCTGTCCATCCTCTGCGTGGACACCACGTCCGAGGGCTACAGCGTCGGCCGCAAGCTGCAGAAGATCGGCCTGCGCACCTCGGACACCGCCGAGCTGGCGTTCAGCGACGTCAAGGTGCCGGTGGAGAACCTGCTCGGCGAGGAGGGCAGGGCGTTCTCCTACCTGACCCACAACCTGGTGCAGGAGCGGCTGGCGATCGCGGTCGGCGCCTACGCGGCGGCCGCGGCGGCGGTGCGGTTCGCGATCCAGTACGTCAAGGACCGCAAGGTGTTCGGCAAGGCCGTCGCCGAGTTCCAGAACACCAAGTTCACCCTGGCGGACTGCGAGGCTCAGGTGGTGGCCCAGCAGTCGATGGTGGACCGCGCGCTGGAGCTCTACCAGAGCGGTGAGCTGACCGTCGCCGACGCGGCCGCGACGAAGCTGTTCTGCACCGAGTCGGCCTCCACCGTCATCGACAAGTGCCTTCAGCTGCACGGCGGTTACGGCTACATCCTGGAGTACCCGATCGCCCGGCTCTACACCGACAACCGGGTCTTCCGGATCTACGGAGGCACCAGCGAGGTCATGCGCAGCATCGTCGCCAAGTCGCTCGGCCTGTAG
- a CDS encoding TetR/AcrR family transcriptional regulator → MVVRRPPGRRAQILAVAADRFHRSGYHQVSMTEVAAGVGITAPALYRHFRGKPELLDRAVRLGLDALADGLRTADSTDALAAALAAVAVGHRPLGTLVQRDARLLAPARRASLRRELRADTALMAAVLRAERPELPDRDAELLCWSALSACAGLSYQSAAPQPRRAEAVLRELVAAVLAVSLDGTDLCSLPADGLGEAGGEMPVTPGPRPQARREELLVAAVRLFHERGFDNVSTDQLGAAVGITGPSVYRHFDSKAQLLAASLVRSRERLWHEVDGAISAADGPAAALEAGLAAYVGFARRNGDYLGAMLSETERLAPSDRRVAVDFRRDFLRTWVGLLRLVRPECDAVEARIRVHALFALVNDGVRNRPHSARPDLGDCLLRLGRAVLGVS, encoded by the coding sequence ATGGTGGTCCGACGTCCGCCCGGGCGGCGCGCCCAGATCCTCGCCGTGGCGGCCGACCGCTTCCACCGCAGCGGCTACCACCAGGTCTCGATGACCGAGGTCGCCGCCGGTGTCGGCATCACCGCGCCCGCCCTCTACCGGCACTTCCGCGGCAAGCCCGAACTCCTCGACCGCGCCGTCCGCCTCGGCCTGGACGCGCTGGCCGACGGGCTCCGCACGGCCGACTCCACCGACGCGCTGGCCGCGGCCCTGGCCGCCGTCGCCGTCGGACACCGCCCGCTCGGCACGCTGGTGCAGCGCGACGCCCGGCTGCTGGCGCCGGCCCGCCGGGCATCCCTGCGCCGCGAACTGCGCGCGGACACGGCCCTGATGGCCGCCGTCCTGCGGGCCGAGCGGCCGGAACTGCCGGACCGGGACGCCGAGTTGCTCTGCTGGTCGGCGCTCTCGGCGTGTGCCGGGCTCTCCTACCAGTCGGCCGCGCCGCAGCCCCGCCGCGCCGAGGCGGTGCTGCGCGAGCTGGTCGCGGCCGTCCTCGCGGTCTCCCTCGACGGCACCGACCTGTGCTCCCTGCCCGCCGACGGACTGGGGGAGGCCGGGGGAGAGATGCCCGTCACCCCTGGCCCCCGCCCGCAGGCGCGCCGCGAGGAGCTGCTCGTGGCGGCCGTCCGGCTGTTCCACGAGCGCGGCTTCGACAACGTCAGCACCGACCAGCTCGGCGCCGCCGTCGGCATCACCGGCCCCAGCGTGTACCGGCACTTCGACAGCAAGGCGCAGCTGCTCGCCGCCTCGCTGGTCCGCAGCCGCGAGCGCCTGTGGCACGAGGTGGACGGCGCGATCTCGGCGGCGGACGGCCCGGCGGCCGCGCTGGAGGCCGGCCTGGCGGCGTACGTCGGCTTCGCCCGGCGCAACGGCGACTACCTGGGCGCGATGCTCAGCGAGACGGAGCGGCTGGCCCCGTCCGACCGACGGGTCGCGGTGGACTTCCGCCGGGACTTCCTGCGGACCTGGGTCGGGCTGCTGCGCCTGGTCCGCCCGGAGTGCGACGCGGTGGAGGCCCGGATCCGCGTCCACGCCCTGTTCGCCCTGGTCAACGACGGGGTCCGGAACCGCCCGCACAGCGCCCGCCCGGACCTCGGCGACTGCCTCCTGCGCCTCGGCCGGGCCGTCCTCGGGGTGTCCTGA
- a CDS encoding ATP-binding protein encodes MSEGLPPESAPAEDLRTTEVDLGGLVNVLATHLYSTPLVALRELVQNAHDSHTRRLLEDPDGDHRPLIRVRGDATRRTVGIEDTGAGLTEPEIHAYLATVGTGYTRMLRELTGNQELIGAFGLGFLSAFSVADEVVVTTTSHREPGLGHRYRSRGGQQYRVDPVPARPQPGTVVELTLKAEHAHLADEDALREVLGRYCVLLPIPVFVGDDDEPVNAVEVPWRQSSVERDATRRPSDGDPHAARMRFAAAFGRRFEPLTAFPVHPVEGGTDAIGLLWVQDGGTYGTSDNRDLAVYLRGMLLAEDARDLLPGWAGFIGGVVESNRLTPTASREDLQRDEHYRALQRALTDAIVDGLYETARLRPAAWRRILTRHGQDLLGAALCDDRLFTLLADDVPVPTSQGDLTAGALRAAGGGAVHVALGSGGGLEEMLYRAMRVPIARGDRYAVLPFLRRYAQLRGCRVVELGSEHGDRALFRDPERPLPAGETAWLAGALADPGEQLVPARFDPPGLPLVLVPDREAELKARIEDDRADARIPSAALRLARAFTARTDGEVRARLYLNLACPAVQDLLTAYRGGHTGSATAAGLLRSLKVIMAAAGAAGSSGGDLTAALSGIGTAVSALTAAVPAGLPDVPDTPGALSEGP; translated from the coding sequence ATGTCTGAAGGTCTCCCGCCCGAGAGCGCCCCCGCCGAGGATCTGCGTACGACCGAGGTCGATCTCGGCGGCCTGGTGAACGTCCTCGCCACCCACCTCTACTCCACCCCGCTGGTCGCCCTGCGCGAACTCGTCCAGAACGCCCACGACTCGCACACCCGCCGGCTGCTGGAGGACCCCGACGGAGACCACCGCCCGCTGATCCGGGTGCGCGGCGACGCCACCCGGCGGACCGTCGGCATCGAGGACACCGGGGCCGGCCTCACCGAGCCGGAGATCCACGCCTACCTCGCCACCGTCGGCACCGGCTACACCCGGATGCTGCGCGAACTCACCGGCAACCAGGAGCTGATCGGCGCCTTCGGGCTCGGCTTCCTCTCCGCCTTCTCGGTCGCCGACGAGGTCGTCGTCACCACCACCTCGCACCGCGAACCGGGGCTCGGCCACCGCTACCGCAGCCGCGGCGGCCAGCAGTACCGGGTCGACCCGGTGCCCGCGCGGCCGCAACCGGGGACGGTCGTCGAGCTGACGCTCAAGGCCGAACACGCCCACCTCGCCGACGAGGACGCGCTGCGCGAGGTGCTCGGCCGGTACTGCGTGCTGCTGCCGATCCCGGTCTTCGTCGGCGACGACGACGAGCCCGTCAACGCCGTCGAGGTGCCCTGGCGGCAGTCGTCCGTCGAACGAGACGCCACGCGTCGCCCCTCAGACGGCGACCCGCACGCCGCCCGGATGCGCTTCGCCGCCGCCTTCGGCCGCCGCTTCGAGCCGCTGACCGCCTTCCCGGTCCACCCGGTCGAGGGCGGCACCGACGCGATCGGCCTGCTCTGGGTCCAGGACGGCGGCACCTACGGCACCAGCGACAACCGCGACCTCGCCGTCTACCTGCGCGGCATGCTGCTCGCCGAGGACGCCCGCGACCTGCTGCCCGGCTGGGCCGGGTTCATCGGCGGCGTCGTCGAGTCGAACCGGCTCACCCCCACCGCCAGCCGCGAGGACCTCCAGCGCGACGAGCACTACCGTGCGCTCCAGCGGGCCCTCACCGACGCCATCGTCGACGGCCTGTACGAGACCGCCCGGCTGCGGCCCGCCGCCTGGCGCCGCATCCTCACCCGGCACGGCCAGGACCTGCTGGGCGCCGCGCTCTGCGACGACCGGCTGTTCACCCTGCTCGCCGACGACGTCCCGGTGCCCACCTCCCAGGGGGACCTGACCGCGGGCGCCCTGCGGGCGGCCGGAGGGGGAGCGGTGCACGTCGCCCTCGGCAGCGGCGGCGGCTTGGAGGAGATGCTGTACCGGGCCATGCGGGTGCCGATCGCGCGTGGCGACCGGTACGCCGTCCTGCCGTTCCTGCGCCGCTACGCCCAGCTGCGCGGCTGCCGGGTGGTCGAACTGGGCAGCGAGCACGGCGACCGCGCGCTGTTCCGCGACCCGGAGCGCCCGCTGCCCGCCGGGGAGACCGCCTGGCTGGCCGGCGCCCTCGCCGACCCGGGCGAGCAGCTCGTCCCGGCCCGGTTCGACCCGCCCGGCCTGCCGCTGGTCCTGGTGCCCGACCGGGAGGCCGAGCTGAAGGCACGGATCGAGGACGACCGGGCCGACGCCCGGATCCCGTCCGCGGCGCTGCGGCTGGCCCGGGCCTTCACCGCCCGCACCGACGGCGAGGTCCGGGCCCGGCTCTACCTCAACCTGGCCTGCCCGGCCGTCCAGGACCTGCTCACCGCCTACCGCGGCGGGCACACCGGCAGCGCCACCGCGGCCGGGCTGCTCCGCTCGCTCAAGGTGATCATGGCGGCGGCCGGCGCCGCGGGTTCGTCCGGCGGGGACCTGACCGCCGCGCTCTCCGGCATCGGCACCGCCGTCTCCGCGCTCACCGCCGCCGTCCCGGCCGGCCTGCCGGACGTCCCGGACACCCCCGGCGCCCTCTCGGAGGGGCCGTGA
- a CDS encoding tetratricopeptide repeat protein, which translates to MTTDIWAWVHDTHQQLAEAGHQRLADAVYELPGHANEGRNDQLDAAFPEALAAARALGLPWVEVYLRHWRMQNLLNKRHQGEQALPEAVDLLEFAHREETAGCPQSVCVVQDFAICHARVDGPGYVPERLAVLGETLERIEPARSCFDCLSREYSDALEDDGRAEEALAYLDKAAARMQAAGERLSLEFHHSRAGTLHRLGRYDEVLALLDTAERAARSAGREFGENDRLWGGLLRARALAALGCTDEALALLPAREAAERHADLRSNWTETVERLVAAGAWENDAELGAVLAGWVGYLDGTGAHRPCVDLLLAAGRLALDRGARTVALTLAATGERKLAQLRRTDGVATEIAALRAAAEALPVPELPVPPSELTAHLAEQKVPHETGADLLSVALDRYRGEQAGATALAVDLAAALGRLGHPRAAADLLWQRLDADPGSEVLAGLLGALLIDAGDGDGVRRLAGRLAVTSPADGHWVRARWAAAESRWAEVVEHCAAILADHPDRINPRRLAAGAATELGDHATAQRLYQEILEHALPAEGTPEEERHRTVQQPDLWHLVTAATVNRDWAVVRSTGALLGVEFDEPDGPVDEEWQPVTVRATRTDGATADLPALRTGPATARLLPVLGDDLTLNHGDVVVFAPALLEPPPADDAPEAERERWRPVFEMLTLLDPAGYTTYWIDGGWPGDEAWTALREGLRESGYAVWAYSGERYSITDPGEEDGMLPGIYAAVGVPPTASAAEADALLHRLTASWPHPLAWPALAEAAGVDTAPHEAIVERYGL; encoded by the coding sequence ATGACGACCGACATCTGGGCCTGGGTGCACGACACCCACCAGCAGCTGGCCGAGGCCGGCCACCAGCGGCTGGCCGACGCCGTCTACGAGCTCCCCGGCCACGCCAACGAGGGCCGAAACGACCAGCTCGACGCGGCCTTCCCGGAGGCACTGGCCGCCGCCCGCGCGCTCGGCCTGCCCTGGGTCGAGGTCTACCTGCGGCACTGGCGGATGCAGAACCTGCTGAACAAGCGCCACCAGGGCGAGCAGGCCCTGCCCGAGGCGGTCGACCTGCTGGAGTTCGCCCACCGCGAGGAGACCGCGGGCTGCCCGCAGTCCGTCTGCGTCGTGCAGGACTTCGCGATCTGCCACGCCCGGGTCGACGGCCCCGGCTACGTGCCGGAGCGGCTCGCGGTGCTCGGCGAGACGCTGGAGCGGATCGAGCCCGCCCGGTCCTGCTTCGACTGCCTCTCCCGCGAGTACTCCGACGCGCTGGAGGACGACGGCCGGGCCGAGGAGGCGCTCGCCTACCTCGACAAGGCCGCCGCCCGGATGCAGGCGGCCGGCGAACGGCTCTCGCTGGAGTTCCACCACTCCCGGGCCGGCACGCTGCACCGGCTCGGCCGGTACGACGAGGTCCTCGCGCTGCTCGACACCGCCGAGCGGGCCGCGCGCTCCGCCGGGCGCGAGTTCGGCGAGAACGACCGGCTCTGGGGCGGCCTGCTGCGGGCCCGCGCCCTCGCCGCACTCGGCTGCACGGACGAGGCGCTCGCGCTGCTGCCCGCCCGGGAGGCCGCCGAGCGCCACGCCGACCTGCGGTCGAACTGGACCGAGACGGTCGAGCGGCTGGTCGCGGCCGGAGCCTGGGAGAACGACGCAGAGCTGGGCGCCGTCCTGGCCGGCTGGGTCGGCTACCTCGACGGCACCGGCGCCCACCGCCCGTGCGTCGACCTGCTGCTGGCAGCGGGTCGGCTCGCCCTCGACCGCGGCGCCCGGACGGTCGCGCTCACCCTCGCCGCGACGGGTGAGCGTAAACTCGCCCAGCTGCGCCGCACGGACGGCGTGGCCACGGAGATCGCCGCGCTGCGGGCCGCCGCCGAGGCGCTGCCCGTGCCCGAACTGCCCGTTCCGCCGAGCGAACTGACGGCGCACCTCGCCGAGCAGAAGGTGCCCCACGAGACCGGCGCCGACCTGCTCTCCGTCGCCCTGGACCGGTACCGGGGTGAGCAGGCCGGCGCCACCGCCCTGGCGGTCGACCTGGCCGCCGCGCTCGGCCGTCTCGGCCACCCCCGTGCCGCCGCCGACCTGCTGTGGCAGCGGCTGGACGCCGACCCGGGCAGCGAGGTGCTGGCCGGCCTGCTCGGCGCGCTGCTGATCGACGCCGGGGACGGAGACGGCGTGCGCCGCCTCGCCGGCCGGCTGGCCGTGACGAGCCCGGCCGACGGGCACTGGGTGCGGGCCCGCTGGGCCGCCGCCGAGAGCCGATGGGCCGAGGTGGTGGAGCACTGCGCGGCGATCCTGGCCGACCACCCGGACCGGATCAACCCCCGCCGGCTGGCCGCCGGCGCCGCCACCGAGCTGGGCGACCACGCGACCGCGCAGCGGCTGTACCAGGAGATCCTGGAGCACGCCCTTCCTGCCGAGGGCACCCCCGAGGAGGAGCGCCACCGTACGGTCCAGCAGCCCGACCTCTGGCACCTGGTCACCGCGGCCACCGTCAACCGGGACTGGGCCGTGGTCCGCTCCACCGGCGCGCTGCTCGGCGTCGAGTTCGACGAGCCCGACGGGCCGGTGGACGAGGAGTGGCAGCCGGTCACCGTCCGCGCCACCCGGACCGACGGCGCGACCGCCGACCTGCCCGCCCTGCGCACCGGCCCGGCCACCGCCCGACTCCTGCCGGTGCTCGGCGACGACCTGACGCTCAACCACGGCGACGTCGTCGTCTTCGCCCCGGCGCTGCTGGAGCCGCCGCCCGCCGACGACGCCCCCGAGGCGGAGCGGGAGCGGTGGCGGCCGGTGTTCGAGATGCTGACGCTGCTCGACCCGGCCGGGTACACCACGTACTGGATCGACGGCGGCTGGCCCGGCGACGAGGCGTGGACCGCCCTGCGGGAGGGCCTGCGGGAGTCCGGCTACGCGGTGTGGGCGTACAGCGGGGAGCGGTACAGCATCACCGACCCGGGGGAGGAGGACGGCATGCTGCCCGGCATCTACGCCGCGGTCGGCGTGCCGCCGACGGCCTCGGCGGCCGAGGCCGACGCGCTGCTGCACCGGCTCACCGCCTCCTGGCCGCACCCGCTGGCCTGGCCCGCTCTGGCAGAGGCGGCGGGCGTGGACACCGCGCCGCACGAGGCGATCGTCGAGCGCTACGGCCTCTGA